In Oscillospiraceae bacterium, a single genomic region encodes these proteins:
- a CDS encoding type II toxin-antitoxin system PemK/MazF family toxin has product MRGDIYYADLSPVVGSEQGGMRPVLIVQNNVGNKHSPTVIAAAITSQLNKARLPTHIELSARVYGLSRDSVILLEQVRTIDKKRLKERIGQLDGRLMNRVNSAIAVSLGISG; this is encoded by the coding sequence ATGCGCGGTGACATTTATTACGCTGATTTGAGCCCTGTGGTGGGCAGCGAACAAGGCGGCATGCGCCCGGTGCTCATCGTGCAAAACAATGTAGGCAACAAGCACAGCCCAACGGTCATTGCAGCGGCCATTACATCACAGTTGAACAAGGCGCGTTTGCCGACGCATATCGAACTTTCGGCGCGTGTGTATGGTTTGAGCCGTGACTCTGTGATTTTGCTTGAGCAGGTGCGAACCATTGACAAGAAGCGCTTGAAAGAGCGCATCGGGCAGCTTGACGGCAGGTTGATGAACCGTGTGAACAGCGCGATTGCAGTAAGTTTGGGGATTTCGGGCTAG
- the alr gene encoding alanine racemase translates to MNYLRRTWAEINLDALRHNALEIRKHTHPHTKLMGVVKADGYGHGAVAVAELLRELGYDMLGVSNINEALQLRRADIELPILILGYTPPEAAKQLLDNGLTQTVYSQGQALALSQACQAQQCTLPVHLKIDTGMSRLGFQHNEIEAILAVCNLPNLDIQGLFTHFSSGDDKAVTLAQLDRFCGTRKKLRDLGENFYVAHCANSAAVLQYPCTHFDMVRPGVILFGQSPVQQTINGWELQPVMSLHSIVSQVKCVAKGEGVSYDRKYVAPSDRLVATVPIGYADGYPRALSCRGSALINGKVAPLLGAVCMDMTMFDVTDIEDVCEGTEVVLFGKQGDAELSLSNVAQEVGTITYEIMCNVGKRVPRVYKQNGVEVGVTKNFVIDD, encoded by the coding sequence ATGAACTACCTTAGAAGAACATGGGCGGAAATAAACCTTGACGCTTTGCGGCACAACGCATTGGAAATTCGAAAACATACGCACCCACATACGAAGCTAATGGGTGTTGTTAAGGCAGATGGCTACGGTCATGGGGCTGTGGCTGTAGCGGAGTTATTGCGGGAACTTGGCTACGATATGCTGGGCGTGTCAAATATTAACGAAGCGTTGCAGCTGCGTCGCGCCGATATTGAGTTGCCTATCTTGATATTGGGCTATACGCCGCCGGAAGCAGCCAAACAGCTGCTGGATAATGGTTTGACGCAAACGGTATACAGTCAAGGACAAGCTCTCGCGCTTTCGCAAGCCTGTCAAGCACAGCAGTGTACACTGCCTGTGCATTTGAAAATAGATACAGGCATGTCACGCTTGGGATTTCAGCACAATGAGATTGAAGCGATATTGGCGGTCTGCAATTTGCCGAATCTTGACATTCAAGGCTTGTTCACGCATTTTTCAAGTGGTGATGATAAGGCAGTTACGTTAGCTCAGCTTGATCGATTTTGTGGGACGCGCAAGAAATTGCGCGATTTGGGAGAAAACTTTTATGTAGCCCATTGCGCAAATAGCGCGGCTGTGTTACAATATCCCTGTACGCACTTTGATATGGTGCGCCCCGGAGTGATTTTATTTGGACAAAGCCCTGTGCAACAAACTATTAATGGTTGGGAACTGCAACCTGTGATGAGTTTGCACAGTATTGTATCGCAAGTCAAATGTGTGGCAAAAGGCGAAGGTGTGAGCTATGACCGCAAATATGTTGCGCCGTCGGATAGGTTGGTTGCCACTGTGCCGATTGGTTATGCGGATGGATATCCGCGGGCATTGTCATGCCGGGGGTCGGCGTTAATCAATGGGAAAGTCGCGCCGTTGCTGGGCGCCGTCTGCATGGACATGACGATGTTTGATGTGACCGATATTGAAGATGTATGCGAAGGCACGGAAGTTGTGCTGTTTGGAAAGCAAGGTGACGCTGAATTGTCGTTGTCAAATGTGGCACAAGAAGTTGGGACAATTACTTATGAGATTATGTGTAACGTTGGCAAACGTGTGCCGCGTGTGTACAAGCAAAATGGCGTTGAAGTTGGTGTGACGAAAAATTTTGTCATTGACGATTGA